A genomic region of Caenorhabditis elegans chromosome V contains the following coding sequences:
- the D1086.1 gene encoding T20D4.11-like domain-containing protein (Confirmed by transcript evidence), with product MNLLIFLTILPFLLFLSKAENSPLDCSKDDLQLTVTCRPKLAKLTDEMKKNPLNSGFPSVETLNKMSGYCKEAMSCVSPAKCPAITEKMSKFATMCKTIDFMSGPYAQCAAKLKASNDKTECVQWYFSDKSRMSTDQKCAQFKAKKQCIEKDFGKACGDSTLKSFRENINYVSKFAGCPVH from the exons ATGAATCTTCTTATATTTTTGACTATTCTCCCATTTTTGCTCTTTCTatcaaaagctgaaaattctcCACTTGATTGCTCAAAAGATGATCTTCAACTTACTGTAACATGTCGTCCAAAACTTGCAAAACTCACAGATGAAATGAAGAAGAATCCATTGAATTCTGGTTTTCCATCTGTTGAAACATTGAATAAAATGTCAGGATATTGCAAGGAAGCCATGAGTTGTGTTAGTCCAGCCAAGTGTCCGgcaatcactgaaaaaatgagcaaatttgCCACAATGTGCAAGACCATCGACTTCATGTCTGGACCGTATGCTCAATGTGCAGCAAAG cTGAAAGCAAGCAACGACAAAACAGAGTGTGTTCAATGGTATTTCAGTGACAAATCAAGA ATGTCAACCGATCAAAAATGTGCTCAATTCAAAGCTAAAAAGCAATGtattgaaaaagattttggaaAGGCGTGTGGAGATTCCACGTTGAAAAGTTTCCGCGAG aaTATCAACTACGTCTCAAAGTTTGCTGGATGCCCTGTTCACTGA